The stretch of DNA TGATAAGAATAAAATAGCTGTACCAAAATTAGCAAAATTATTCGATTTAGTTGCATTAGGTACTGTAGCCGATATGGTACCATTAGATATGAATAATCGTATTTTAGTACATCAGGGAATTAATCTTATACGAACGGGTTGTTGTCGTCCTGGAATCCGTGCATTAGTAGAAATTTCTAATATTAATCTGACTAAAATATGCGCAAGTGATTTAGGTTTTTATATTAGTCCACGTTTAAATGCAGCTGGTAGATTACAAGATATGTCTTTAAGTGTAGAATTATTACTAGCTGATAACTTGTCAACAGCTCGAATTATTGCTGCAAAATTAGATCGTCTTAATAAGGAAAGACGGTTAATTGAGCAAAAAATGTTTATTCAAGCTTTAAACTTATGTAAACAAATAGAAAATACTAAAAATGGCATACCATCAGGCTTATTACTTTATCATCAAAACTGGCATCAGGGTGTAATAGGTATTATCGCATCACAAATTAAAGAGTTTTTTTATAGACCAGTTATCATATTAGCACCTGCTGATAACTTTTTACTTAAAGGCTCTTGTCGTTCAGTTCCTAGTGTCCATATATATAATTTATTACAAATATTAGATCAATTATATCCTAATATGATGTTAAATTTTGGTGGTCATGCTATGGCTGCTGGTTTAACAATAGAGCAATCTAAATTAAGCCTCTTTCGAGATAGCTTTTATAGTTTAGCTAATCAATTAATTAAACCGTCAATGCTAAACAAAATTATCTGGTCAGATGGAGAATTAGTTGGAAAAGAAATTTCTATATCAACAGCAAAAATATTAAGAGAAGGAGGACCATGGGGAGTAGAATTTACAGATCCATTATTTGATGGAATATTTTGCATTTTAAATAAAATGCTTATCAAAAAAGTTCATTTGAAAATAAAACTACAAGATATATCAAATGGTTTAATTATTGATGGTATTATTTTTAATATAAATAAAATAATATTATTATCAATAAAAACTAAGACATTATACCGAATAGCCTATAAATTAAATATTAACTATTCTAATCATCAATTACAATTACTTATTCAGTATATATGGAATTTATGATTCTATATAGTAATCATATTACATTTATTTATGAATGAAATTAATAATATTAAAAATCAAATAAAAAATCTTACAGAAAGAACAATAATTATTCGGAGGTTACTTTGATAATGTTAATATTAAACAGAATCTAGAGTATAACATAAACAATTTTTATGAAATTTCTACTCAAATAGAATATATAGAAAAATTATTTAATTTAGCTATTATTGAAAATGATAGCGAAATAATATTAGAGATTAAAATAGAATTAGATAATATTGCAAATAAACTAAAGAAACTTGAATTTTGCTATATGTTTTCTCGTGAAAATGATAGTTCTAATTGTTATCTTGATATTCAAGCAGGTTCTGGTGGCATTGAAGCACAAGATTGGGCTAATATGTTACTAAAAATGTATTTACGTTGGTGTGAATTACATCATTTTAATGCTAAAGTAATAGAAGAATCAGCAGGTGAAATAGCGGGTATCAAATCAGCAACTGTTTACATAATAGGTAATTATGCTTATGGTTGGTTACGTACTGAGACTGGTGTACATCGTTTAGTACGTAAGAGTCCATTTGATTCTAGTAAACGTCGTCATACATCATTTAGTTCTGCATTTATTTATCCTGAAATTAATAATAATATTAATATTCAAATTAATCCTAAAGACTTACGTATTGATGTTTATCGTGCTTCAGGTGCTGGTGGTCAACATGTAAACCGTACTGAATCTGCAGTACGTATTACTCATTTACCAACTAATATAGTAACACAATGTCAGAATGATCGATCACAACATAAAAATAAAGAGCAAGCAATGAAGCAACTAAAAGCTAAAATTTATGAATTTGAACTACAAAAAAAAACTATGGAAAAACGTGCTAGAGAAGACACTAAATCTAATATTAATTGGGGAAATCAAATTCGTTCTTATATATTAGATAATTCGCGTGTAAAAGATTTACGTACTGGAATAGAAATACGTAATATTCAAACTGTGCTTAATGGAAATATAGATATTTTTATAGAAGCTAGCTTAAAAGCAGGGCTATAATAAATACTATGTGTAAATTAAATATTTTTGATCCCGTACAGAATTATGAAAATTTAAATCAACAATTAAATTTGCGTAGGAATAAATTAAATAATTTACGTAAACAAGGGAAAACATTTACTAATAATTTCAAACGTAATGTGATATCAAATCAATTATTTTTACAATATGGAGAAAAAAACAACGAAACATTAAAAACACTAAATATACAAGTCAGTTTAGCTGGTCGTATGATAAATCGTCGTATTATGGGTAAAGCATCATTTGTTATTCTACAAGATAGTGGTGGAACAATACAACTATATCTATCCTCAAAAAATTTATCAGATTCATTTTATAATGAACATTTTAAAAAATGGGATTTAGGTGATATTTTAGGAGTCCACGGTAGGTTATTCAAAACAAAAACTGGTGAATTAACTATAAACTGTAATGAAATAATTTTATTAACAAAAGCTTTACGTCCCATACCCAATAAGTTTCATGGTATAGTTGATAAACAAATACGTTATCGACAAAGATATTTAGATTTAATAACAAATAAAAATTCTTTTAATTTATTTAAAACTAGATCACAAATTATAACAGAAATACGTCAATTTTTAAATAAAGAAGATTTTATTGAAGTAGAAACTCCTATTTTGCAATCTTTACCAGGTGGTGCTACTGCACGTCCATTTATTACTTACCATAATGCATTAGATATGAATCTATATCTTCGGATAGCACCAGAATTATATTTAAAACAATTAATAATTGGTGGTTTCGAAAAAATTTTTGAAATTAATCGTAATTTTCGTAATGAAGGTTTATCTGCACATCATAATCCAGAGTTTACCATGATGGAACTTTATATAGCTTATGCAGATTATCATGATGTAATGTTATTAACTCAAAATTTATTAAACACAATTACCAATCATGTTTTAGGTACTAATATAATTCAATATGGTAATCTAAAGCTCGATTTTAGTAAAAATTTTGTAAAAATGACTATGAAAGAAGCTATTTGTCATTATAATAAACAGATTTTATCTAAGCATTTAGATGATAAAATGCAAGCAATAACTTGTGCAAAAAATATTGGTATACATATAGATCAAAAATGGGGTTTAGGTAGAATCCAAACGGAAATATTTGAAAAAACGACAGAGAAACATTTATTACAACCAACTTTCATTACTTCTTATCCAATAGAAGTATCACCACTTGCACGTCGTAATGATAATAATCCATTTTTTGCTGATCGTTTTGAATTATTTATTGGAGGTTACGAAATAGGTAACGGTTTCTCAGAACTAAATGATTATGAAGATCAAGCAAATCGCCTTATTGAACAAGCTACAATAAAAAACAGTGGTGATAACGAATCAATGTTTTATGATGAAGATTATATTATTGCACTTGAACATGGTTTGCCACCAACAGCTGGATTAGGTATTGGAATTGATCGATTAGTTATGCTATTAACTAATAGTCATTTCATTCGAGATGTTATTTTATTTCCAACAATGCGTCTCAAGATATAAATTATCATTTAATTATATACTAGCTATATAAGTAACTAATATTTATTAGTCAGATGTTTCTGAAAAAAAATAAATTACCTACTATTCTAATAGTAGATTCTGGTGTTGGTGGTTTATCCATATTTTACCAAATAAAAAAAATTATACCGAATGCTAATTATCTATACGTATTTGATAATGAAGCTTTTCCTTATGGAGAAAAAACAAAAAGATTTATTATAAATAGATTAATTATCATTATTAATGCTGTACGTAAATTACATTATGTTGATCTAATTATCATAGCTTGTAATACAGCAAGTATTTTAGCTTTAAAAGCTTTACGCCAGTATTTCTTTTATCCTATTATTGGTGTTCTTCCAGCTATAAAATTAGCAACTACAATTACTAATAGTAAGGTAATTGGATTATTAGCAACAACAGCAACAATAAATAGTAAATATATTACTAATAGCATAAATAATTATAAAAAATCATATAAAATTATTTCTTTAAAAGCTCCAGAATTAGTAAATTTAGTTGAAGCTAAGTTACATGGTGAAAAAATATCTTTGCTTTCACTACGTGAAATTTTATTTCCTTGGTTAAAAACAAGTCAAACTTATAAATTAGATACAATTATATTAGGATGTACACATTTTCCATTAATATACGAAGAACTAAAATTAATATTACCTACATCTATTAAAATAATAGATGCACATCAAACAGTAGCTAATAGAGTATTTTTATTATCAAAAAAATTCATTAATAGTAATCAATCATCGATATTTACAATAAATAAAACTTACTGTCCTATTATAAATAATAAAATAAAATTACTAAAACCATACTTGCTTCAGTATGGTTTTAATGATATACATAAACTAATATTATAAATATTAGTTATAAATAAGATAATAAAGGTATATATTAGCTATAATATCTAAAATAAAGACTTGACTAATATTAAAAATATATCATACTTATATTAGTATAATATGCATTAATCGTAAATAAGATTTTGATCTTTAACAATTAAGTAGATAATTTGTGTGGACACACGCAATTAATATCAGTAAATTTAATCTCAAATACTAATACTAGTATAGTACTATAACTAATAGTACCTATATTATTTTTGTTTGAGTATCAAGCTTCTTAATTGAAGAGTTTGATCATGGCTCAGATTGAACGCTGGCGGTAAGCTTAACACATGCAAGTCGAGCGGCATCGAAAAGTTCTATTTTATAGAATTTTGTCGGCGAGCGGCGAACGGGTGAGTAATGTCTGGGGATCTACCTAATGGAGGGGGATAACTACTGGAAACGGTAGCTAACACCGCATAATGTCGTAAGACCAAAATGGGGGACTATATTATATAGTATAGCCTCATGCCATTAGATGAACCCAGATGAGATTAGCTAGTAGGTGAGATAATAGCTCACCTAGGCAACGATCTCTAGCTGGTCTGAGAGGATGACCAGCCACACTGGAACTGAGACACGGTCCAGACTCCTACGGGAGGCAGCAGTGGGGAATCTTGCACAATGGGGGAAACCCTGATGCAGCTATACCGCGTGTGTGAAGAAGGCCTTAGGGTTGTAAAGCACTTTCAATGAGAAAGAAAGTTGTCTTCTTAAAAAGAAGATAATTTGACGTTACTCATAAAAGAAGCACCGGCTAACTCCGTGCCAGCAGCCGCGGTAATACGGAGGGTGCGAGCGTTAATCGGAATTACTGGGCGTAAAGCGTATGCAGGTGGTTTGCTTAGTCAGATGTGAAAGCCCCGGGCTTAACCTGGGAATGGCATTTGAAACTAGCTAGCTAGAGTATCGTAAAGGGGAGGAGAATTCCAGGTGTAGCGGTGAAATGCGTAGAGATCTGGAAGAATACCAGTGGCGAAGGCGCCTCCCTAGACGAAAACTGACACTCAAGTACGAAAGCGTGGGGAGCAAACAGGATTAGATACCCTGGTAGTCCATGCTGTAAACGATGTCGATTTGGAGGTTGTAACCTTTGAGTTATAGCTTTCGAAGCTAACGCATTAAATCGACCGCCTGGGGAGTACGACCGCAAGGTTAAAACTCAAATGAATTGACGGGGGCCCGCACAAGCGGTGGAGCATGTGGTTTAATTCGATACAACGCGAAGAACCTTACCTACTCTTGACATCCAGAGAATAAAGCAGAAAAGTTTTAGTGCCTACGGGAACTCTGAGACAGGTGCTGCATGGCTGTCGTCAGCTCGTGTTGTGAAATGTTGGGTTAAGTCCCGCAACGAGCGCAACCCTTATGCTTTGTTGCCAACGACTCGGTCGGGAACTCAAAGGAAACTGCCGGTGATAAACCGGAGGAAGGTGAGGATAACGTCAAGTCATCATGGCCCTTACGAGTAGGGCTACACACGTGCTACAATGGTGCATACAAAGGGGAGCAATCTCGCAAGAGCTAGCAAAACTCATAAAGTGCGTCGTAGTCCGGATTAGAGTCTGCAACTCGACTCTATGAAGTCGGAATCGCTAGTAATCGTGAATCAGAATGTCACGGTGAATACGTTCCCGGGCCTTGTACACACCGCCCGTCACACCATGGGAGTGTGTTGCAAAAGAAGTAAGTAGCTTAACCTACGGGAGGGCGCTTACCACTTTGTGATTCATGACTGGGGTGAAGTCGTAACAAGGTAACCGTAGGGGAACCTGCGGTTGGATCACCTCCTTAACTTTAATTTTTAATAAATAAAGTAAGATAAAGATTGCGATGTGTTCACACAAATTATCTATTACTAGAATAATAATTAATAAATATCTAGATCAAAGCATTTATTTAATGTCCCCTTCGTCTAGTGGTCTAGGACGCTGCTCTTTCACGGCAGCAACAGGGGTTCAAGTCCCCTAGGGGACGAGACAAATACATATTATTAATATTAAATATTACTAGACTATTTAGTGCTCTTTAACAATTGAAAAAAATATTTTAGGGTTGTGAGGTTAAGTAATTAAAGCGTACACGGTGAATGCCTTGACAGTCAGAGGCGATGAAGGACGTGCTAATCTGCGAAAAGCGTCGGTTAGCTGATAGGAAGCATTATTAGCCGACGATTTCCGAATGGGAAAACCTGACGCTATTAATAGCGTCATTGTTAAGTAAATTCATAGCTTAACAAGGCAAACCAGGAGAACTGAAACATCTAAGTATCCTGAGGAATAGAAATCAACTGAGATTCCCTTAGTAGTGGCGAGCGAAGAGGGAATAGCCTAGAGCCATAATCAGTTTATACATTAGAAAAATGGTCTGGAAAGTCCAGTAATAAAAGGTGATAGCCCTGTATTCGAAAATGTATTTTCTGTGAGCTCAAAAAGTAAGGCGAGACACGTGGTATCTTGTCTGAAGATAGGGGGACCATCCTCTAAGGCTAAATACTCCTGACTGATCGATAGTGAACTAGTACCGTGAGGGAAAGGTGAAAAGAACCCCGGTAAGGGGAGTGAAATAGAACCTGAAACCGTGTACGTACAAGCAGTAGAAGCATATAGATTGTGTGACTGCGTACCTTTTGTATAATGGGTCAGCGACTTATATTCTGTAGCAAGGTTAACCATATAGGGGAGCCGTAGGGAAACCGAGTCTTAATTGGGCGTTAAGTTGCAGGATATAGACCCGAAACCCGGTGAGCTAGCCATGAGCAGATTGAAGGTTAGGTAACACTAACTGGAGGATCGAACCGACTAATGTTGAAAAATTAGCGGATGACTTGTGGCTAGGGGTGAAAGGCCAATCAAACCGGGAGATAGCTGGTTCTCCCCGAAAGCTATTTAGGTAGCGCCTCGTGAATTCATCTTTAGGGGTAGAGCACTGTTTTGGCTCGGGATCTATTATAGGTTACTAAACCAATGCAAACTACGAATACTAAAGAATGCTATCACGGGAGACACACGGTGGGTGCTAACGTCCATCGTGAAAAGGGAAACAACCCAGACCGCCAGCTAAGGTCCCTAAGTTATGATTAAGTGGAAAACGATGTGGGAAGGCTTAAACAGCCAGGATGTTGGCTTAGAAGCAGCCATCATTTAAAGAAAGCGTAATAGCTCACTGGTCGAGTCGGCCTGCGCGGAAAATGTAACGGGGCTAAAATCATATACCGAAGCTGCGGCAGCAATATTTGTTATATATTGCTGGGTAGGGGAGCGTTCTGTAAGCCTGTGAAGGTAAACTGTAAAGTTTACTGGAGGTATCAGAAGTGCGAATGCTGACATAAGTAACGATAAAACGGGTAAAAAACCCGTTCGCCGAAAGACTAAGGTTTCCTGTTCAACGTTAATCGAAGCAGGGTAAGTCGAACCCTAAGATGAGGCTGAAAAGCGTAGTCGATGGGAAACAGGTTAATATTCCTGTACTTAATGTAACTGCGAAGGGGGGACGAAGAAAGCTAGGTTCGCCGGGTAACGGTTGTCCCGGTTTAAGCGTATAGGTGAAAAGTAGGCAAATCCGCTTTTATTACACTGAGGCGTGATGACAAACCATTACGGTGGTGAAGGAATTGAAGCTATGCTTCCAAGAAAAGCCTCTAAGCTTCAGGTTATATTAATTCGTACCTCAAACCGACACAGGTAGTCAGGTAGAGCATACTAAGGCGCTTGAGAGAACTCGGGTAAAGGAACTAGGCAAAATGGTGCCGTAACTTCGGAAGAAGGCACACTAGCATGTAAGTGAAAGGACTTGCTCCCTACGCTGAAGCTAGTCGCAGATACCAGCTGGCTGCAACTGTTTATTAAAAACACAGCACTGTGCAAACACGAAAGTGGACGTATACAGTGTGACGCCTGCCCGGTGCCGGAAGGTTAATTGATAAAGTGTCAAAAGCTTTTGATCGAAGCCCCGGTAAACGGCGGCCGTAACTATAACGGTCCTAAGGTAGCGAAATTCCTTGTCGGGTAAGTTCCGACCTGCACGAATGGCGTAATGATGGCCAGACTGTCTCTACCCGAGACTCAGTGAAATTGAATTCGCCGTGAAGATGCGGTGTACCCGTGGCAAGACGGAAAGACCCCGTGAACCTTTACTATAGCTTGATACTGAATGTTAAACCTTAATGTGTAGGATAGGTGGGAGGCGTTGAAGTGTTGACGCTAGTTAACATGAAGCCATCCTTGAAATACCACCCTTTGATGTTTAATGTTCTAACTTAAGTCCGTTATCCGGATTGAGAACAGTGTCTGGTGGGTAGTTTGACTGGGGCGGTCTCCTCCTAAAAAGTAACGGAGGAGCACAAAGGTTAGCTAATCACGGTCGGAAATCGTGAGGTTAGTGCAAAGGCATAAGCTAGCTTAACTGCAAGAGTGACAATTCAAGCAGATGCGAAAGCAGGTCTTAGTGATCCGGTGGTTCTAAATGGAAGGGCCATCGCTCAACGGATAAAAGGTACTCCGGGGATAACAGGCTAATACCGCCCAAGAGTTCATATCGACGGCGGTGTTTGGCACCTCGATGTCGGCTCATCACATCCTGGGGCTGAAGCAGGTCCCAAGGGTATGGCTGTTCGCCATTTAAAGTGGTACGCGAGCTGGGTTTAGAACGTCGTGAGACAGTTCGGTCCCTATCTGCCATGGGCGTAGGAAGATTGAGAGGGGCTGCTCCTAGTACGAGAGGACCGGAGTGGACGCACCTCTGGTGTTCGGGTTGTCATGCCAATGGCATTGCCCGGTAGCTATGTGCGGGAGAGATAACCGCTGAAAGCATCTAAGTGGGAAACTTGCCTCAAGATGAATCTTCCCTGAGGCTTAATTAGCCTCCTAAAGGGACGTTAAAGACTATAACGTTGATAGGTCGGATGTGTAAGCATTGTAAAATGTTGAGCTAACCGATACTAATGACCCGTGAGACTTAACCTCATAACACCTAAAATATTTTATTCTATTTTTTTGTCTGGTAGATATAGCGCGGTAGTACCACCTGATACCATACCGAACTCAGAAGTGAAATGCCGTAGCGCCAATGGTAGTATGGATTTTTCCATGTGAGAGTAGGAAACTACCAGACAATATCTTTAATTAACTTATTGGTGCGGTAGTTCAGTTGGTTAGAATATCGGCCTGTCACGCCGGAGGTCGCGGGTTCGAGTCCCGTCCGCACCGCCATCTTTACTGATTATTCTAATTTTAGGGGCGTAGTTCAAATTGGTAGAGCACCGGTCTCCAAAACCGGTAGTTGGGAGTTCAAGTCTCTCCGCCCCTGCAATTTAGGTTTTATTATTTAGATTAGTTACTTATTATTTTAATCCACATTAGATTTTTCTTTACTGCATTGTAGTAAAGAAAAATCAGCTATGATTAAAAATAGCTGGCGTACTTTATTTATTATGTTTAAACGATTTATACATAGTTCTTTATTTTCTGTCATGATAATAATTTTGCTAAAAAAAGTATTTATAATTTCACGTAAATTAATCAGTTCCCATAAAGCTTCTTGATATTTACCCTTCTCAAAAAATAGTATTAGTTTCTTATGTAATTGAGTTATACTATTAATTAGTATAACTTCTTCTGGTTGCTTTAAGAGTGTAAAATTAACCTCACCATTAATAAGATCTTTATGTTTAGCAATAATATTAAAAATCCGTTTAGTTAAATTTTCTGCATGGGGAATCTGGCGTAAATAATGAACAGCACGTAAACGTGCATCAAAGTGTATTAATTTTCCAGTAGGTTTATATACCGCCATAACAGCATTAATAGTATCGATGCTATAGCCCTGCTTTTTATACCAAGAAAGTAAACGATTTAACATAAAATGTATAATTTGCTCTACTACAATAGTATTAGTAAGTTTCTTGTTATATAAAAAGACAGCTTTATCTATTAACGATAGTAAATCTATTGGTAGCTGTTTTTCTATAATAATACGTAGAATACCAAGCGCAGCGCGGCGTAAAGCTAATGGGTCATTAGCTTGCTTAGTATATTGTTGATTAATACCAAAAATTCCAGCTAAGTTATCCATTTTATCAGCAATAGATACAGCACATGAAACTAATGTAGTCGGAAGGTTATCCCCGGAAAAAAGTGGTAGATATTGTTCTTTTTGCGCTAAAGCAACTAACTCTGTTTCCCCGTCTAGTGTTGCATAATGCATACCTATAATGCCTTGAATTTCAGGGTACTCAAATACCATCTGAGTCATTAAGTCACATTTTGATATGAGTGCCGCACGTGCCGCTTGTTTAATATCGGTTGAAATTATCTCAGCAATCCAGCTAGCTAAAATTTCAAGACGATAGCTTTTATCCAGGAGAGTCCCAAGCTCCATCTGAAATTTAACTTGTCCTAAAAGTAATAAGTAATCTTCTAATTTTTGTTTACGGTCAATATTAAAAAAAAATTCTACATCTGCTAGTCGTGAACGCATTACTTTTTCATTACCAACAACTATTTGATTTGTATTTGTTGATTCAATATTAGTAACAAAAATAAAATATGGTAACAGCTTTCCTTTAGCATCATAAACAGGAAAATATTTCTGGTTATTTTCCATAGTATATATGAGAGCTTCAGCTGGAATTCTTAAAAAATTTGCGTTAAATGAAGCCGTTAGTACAATCGGCCAATCTACTAATGATGTTACTTCTTCTAGTAATTTATCGTTAATCTTAGTAAAACCTCCTATTTTTTTAACCATTATTTCTATATTACGACGAATTGTGTCTTTACGTAATTCATAATCAGCTATAACACGTCCGCGTTCTAGTAGAACGTTAGGATAGTAGTCAGCATGTAATAAGCTAATTACGCTCTCTCCCATAAAACGATGGCCAAGAATGATCCGATTAGAATCAATACCAAAAATATTACCCGGAATAACTAGATCATCAAGCAACAATGTTATAGTCCGTACTGGACGAATAAACTTATAATTTTTTTCTCCCCAACGCATTATCTTGGTTAAAGATGAAAATTTAGTTAACGCGTTATAAACCATACTACATAGTAGTTTTTGTACTGGTTTAGTCTCAACTAACATTCTATAAATTAGCCACTCTCCTTTATCTGTAGTAAAGCGTTCGGCTTGATTAACTGTAATACCACAGTTACGAGCCCATCCTATTGCTGCTGGCGTTGGTTTACCTTCAGCATCAAAAGCTTTATTGATAGCTGGGCCTCGTTTTTCCATATAACTTTTAGTTGGTATACTATTTATACTATTTACTTTAATTGCTAGACGACGTGGTGCTGCAAACCAATTAATATCGTTATAATTAATACCATTAGCATTTAGTTCATTAATAAAATTAGCAGTAAAATACTGTGCTAACCTACGTAGCTCCTTAGCAGGTAGCTCCTCTGTACCAATTTCTACAAGAAAAATATGTTGCTTCACTGATGCTACCGCCTCTTTTTATGCCGTTTACACATTGGAAAACCAAGTGATTGACGAGAAATATAATAGGCTTGTGCCACTGCTTTAGTTAGTGTTCTAAGACGCAAAATATAGCACTGTCGTTCGATTACTGAAATAGCCTTACGAGCTTCTAACATATTGAAGTTATGTACTGCCTTTAGAACACATTCATAAGCAGGTAAAGGTAGTGGTTTATCTAGTGCTAGAAGCTTTTGGGCTTCTTTTTCATAAAAGTCAAAACAATTAAGTAGCAAATTAGCGTCAGCATATTCAAAATTATAAGTAGACTGTTCTACTTCATTTTGAAGAAATATATCACCATAGGTAATATAACCAAATGCCCCTTTATTCCATCTCAGGTCAAAAACATTTTCTACATTTTGTAAGTGCATAGCAATTCTTTCAAGACCATAAGTAATCTCACCGGCGACTATTTGGCACTCAAGACCACCTACTTGTTGAAAATAAGTAAATTGAGTAACTTCCATCCCATTTAGCCACACTTCCCAGCCTAATCCCCAAGCACCTAGAGTCTGGTTTTCCCAGTTATCTTCTACAAATCTAATGTCATTAAGAGTGGGATCTAATCCAATCTGTTTTAAAGAGTCTAAATATATCTCCTGTATATTATGTGGTGATGGTTTTAGTATTACCTGAAATTGATAATAATGCTGTAAACGGTTAGGATTATTGCCATAACGCCCATCTGTCGGACGACGTGATGGTTGAACATATGCAGTAGCAATAGGTTCTGGTCCTAAAGCAAGCAAGCAGGTCATTGGATGAGAGGTG from Baumannia cicadellinicola str. Hc (Homalodisca coagulata) encodes:
- the recJ gene encoding single-stranded-DNA-specific exonuclease RecJ, whose amino-acid sequence is MIVQLRRRAIGDISILDEINIPILLKRIYIQRGIKNPRELELKTCYLFTNAQFNGIQQAAILLTKALRDKLSIMVVGDFDVDGATSTALVILALKQMGVEKINFLILNRFKDSYGLNTRVVEKVASSGAQIILTVDNGVSSHTAINLAVAKGIPVLVIDHHLPGQTLPNAVSIVNPNLKNCNFQSKNLASVGVAFYLMLALRMELCKSGWFDKNKIAVPKLAKLFDLVALGTVADMVPLDMNNRILVHQGINLIRTGCCRPGIRALVEISNINLTKICASDLGFYISPRLNAAGRLQDMSLSVELLLADNLSTARIIAAKLDRLNKERRLIEQKMFIQALNLCKQIENTKNGIPSGLLLYHQNWHQGVIGIIASQIKEFFYRPVIILAPADNFLLKGSCRSVPSVHIYNLLQILDQLYPNMMLNFGGHAMAAGLTIEQSKLSLFRDSFYSLANQLIKPSMLNKIIWSDGELVGKEISISTAKILREGGPWGVEFTDPLFDGIFCILNKMLIKKVHLKIKLQDISNGLIIDGIIFNINKIILLSIKTKTLYRIAYKLNINYSNHQLQLLIQYIWNL
- the lysS gene encoding lysine--tRNA ligase; translated protein: MCKLNIFDPVQNYENLNQQLNLRRNKLNNLRKQGKTFTNNFKRNVISNQLFLQYGEKNNETLKTLNIQVSLAGRMINRRIMGKASFVILQDSGGTIQLYLSSKNLSDSFYNEHFKKWDLGDILGVHGRLFKTKTGELTINCNEIILLTKALRPIPNKFHGIVDKQIRYRQRYLDLITNKNSFNLFKTRSQIITEIRQFLNKEDFIEVETPILQSLPGGATARPFITYHNALDMNLYLRIAPELYLKQLIIGGFEKIFEINRNFRNEGLSAHHNPEFTMMELYIAYADYHDVMLLTQNLLNTITNHVLGTNIIQYGNLKLDFSKNFVKMTMKEAICHYNKQILSKHLDDKMQAITCAKNIGIHIDQKWGLGRIQTEIFEKTTEKHLLQPTFITSYPIEVSPLARRNDNNPFFADRFELFIGGYEIGNGFSELNDYEDQANRLIEQATIKNSGDNESMFYDEDYIIALEHGLPPTAGLGIGIDRLVMLLTNSHFIRDVILFPTMRLKI
- the murI gene encoding glutamate racemase produces the protein MFLKKNKLPTILIVDSGVGGLSIFYQIKKIIPNANYLYVFDNEAFPYGEKTKRFIINRLIIIINAVRKLHYVDLIIIACNTASILALKALRQYFFYPIIGVLPAIKLATTITNSKVIGLLATTATINSKYITNSINNYKKSYKIISLKAPELVNLVEAKLHGEKISLLSLREILFPWLKTSQTYKLDTIILGCTHFPLIYEELKLILPTSIKIIDAHQTVANRVFLLSKKFINSNQSSIFTINKTYCPIINNKIKLLKPYLLQYGFNDIHKLIL
- the glyS gene encoding glycine--tRNA ligase subunit beta, whose protein sequence is MKQHIFLVEIGTEELPAKELRRLAQYFTANFINELNANGINYNDINWFAAPRRLAIKVNSINSIPTKSYMEKRGPAINKAFDAEGKPTPAAIGWARNCGITVNQAERFTTDKGEWLIYRMLVETKPVQKLLCSMVYNALTKFSSLTKIMRWGEKNYKFIRPVRTITLLLDDLVIPGNIFGIDSNRIILGHRFMGESVISLLHADYYPNVLLERGRVIADYELRKDTIRRNIEIMVKKIGGFTKINDKLLEEVTSLVDWPIVLTASFNANFLRIPAEALIYTMENNQKYFPVYDAKGKLLPYFIFVTNIESTNTNQIVVGNEKVMRSRLADVEFFFNIDRKQKLEDYLLLLGQVKFQMELGTLLDKSYRLEILASWIAEIISTDIKQAARAALISKCDLMTQMVFEYPEIQGIIGMHYATLDGETELVALAQKEQYLPLFSGDNLPTTLVSCAVSIADKMDNLAGIFGINQQYTKQANDPLALRRAALGILRIIIEKQLPIDLLSLIDKAVFLYNKKLTNTIVVEQIIHFMLNRLLSWYKKQGYSIDTINAVMAVYKPTGKLIHFDARLRAVHYLRQIPHAENLTKRIFNIIAKHKDLINGEVNFTLLKQPEEVILINSITQLHKKLILFFEKGKYQEALWELINLREIINTFFSKIIIMTENKELCINRLNIINKVRQLFLIIADFSLLQCSKEKSNVD
- the glyQ gene encoding glycine--tRNA ligase subunit alpha, whose product is MSNTFQDLIMLLQNYWAQQGCTIIQPIDIAVGAGTSHPMTCLLALGPEPIATAYVQPSRRPTDGRYGNNPNRLQHYYQFQVILKPSPHNIQEIYLDSLKQIGLDPTLNDIRFVEDNWENQTLGAWGLGWEVWLNGMEVTQFTYFQQVGGLECQIVAGEITYGLERIAMHLQNVENVFDLRWNKGAFGYITYGDIFLQNEVEQSTYNFEYADANLLLNCFDFYEKEAQKLLALDKPLPLPAYECVLKAVHNFNMLEARKAISVIERQCYILRLRTLTKAVAQAYYISRQSLGFPMCKRHKKRR